The following DNA comes from Kaistia sp. 32K.
TCTCGACGAGACGGCCTATTTCGTCTCCACCGTGCACGACCTCGGCGCCCGCCTCGCCATCGACGATTTCGGCGCCGGCTTCACCTCGTTCCGCAATCTCCGGGCGCTCCGGATCGACATGGTCAAGATCGACGGCAGCTTCATCGCGACGCTGCCGACCAGCCCGGACGACCAGATCTTCGTGCGCCGGCTGGTCGAGCTCGCCCAGGATCTCGGCATCGAGACAGTCGCCGAATGGGTGCAGGACGAGGAAACGGTCGCGCTGCTGTCATCCTGGGGCGTCAACCGCATCCAGGGCCACCTCAGCGGCGCCGCGACCCTGTCGCCGCCCTGGAAGTAGGGTCCGCTCCGGCGTCTCGGCTCTCCCAGCGGTGATCTTCGAACCAAGCAGGCTGCTCGGTGTGAGGTGGTCGATCGATCGACCGAGCCGCTCCTTCCGAACGGCAGCCCCCAACCTCGACCATCATCCTGAGGTGCCCGGCAAAGCCGGGCCTCGAAGGAGGGTCCAGGGAACGCCCTGATTTGGAACGCTGGGTGGGCTACTTCGTCTGCAAGCCGGGGTGCCCCGCTGGATCCTCCTTCGAGGCTTCGCTGCGCGAAGCACCTCAGGATGATGATGGAGCCGGTTGATCGGTCTGGATGGCCATCGACCTCTCCCCGAGGAAGAGGTGAAGAACGGCCGCCCGCCCCTACCCTGCGAAACGGTCCATCGCCTCCGCCAGCGCGATGTCGCGCTCGGTCAGGCCGTCGACGTCGTGCGTCGCCAGCGTCACGGTGACGGTCCGGTAGATGTTAGCCCATTCCGGGTGGTGGTTCATCCGCTCGGCGAGCAGCGCCACCCGCGTCATGAAGGCAAAGGCCTCCTGGAAATCGCCGAAGACGAATGTCTTGGTGATGGCGTCGCGGCCCTCGACCAGGGTCCAGCCCTCGAGGCCGGCCAGCGCCGTCGTCCGTTCCGTTTCTCCCAGCCGTGCGATCATCCCCTTGCCTCCGAATATTCGGCCAGCGGATAGGCCTGTTCGACGATATAGGGCCCGCCGCCCGTCGACGCCTTGGACGAGAACAGCACGAAGCGGCCGACATGGAACGGCGAGGCGACGAGCCCGCCCCGGAGCGTCAGATAATCGGCGACGTCGCGATGCGGCGTGTTGCGCAGGCGCGCCAGCGTTACATGCGGCGTGTATTTGCGCCCCTCGGGCGGCAGGCCGATGCGCTGGATGATCCGCTCCTGCTCGGCCTGCAGCTCGGTGAGCGCCCGCGACGGCGCGATCCGCGCGACGATCGAATGCGGCTTGGCGGTGCCGAACGAATCGAGCCCGGCCAACTGCAGGTCGAACTCGCGCCGGCGGACGCGGGCCATCGCATCGGCGATCTCGTCCGCGGTGCGATCGTCGATGTCGCCGATGAAGCGCAGGGTGACGTGGTAGTTCTCCGCGTCGATCCATCGCGCGCCGGCGAGGCCGCCGCGCAGGAGCGAGAGCCGTTGGGCGAGGTCCGCCGGGATCTCGAGACCGGTGAACAGGCGCGGCATGGTCGCCCTCCTTTTTCGGGTGGCGGGAGCCTCAAGGGTCGCGGTTTGCCGGCCGGCTGTAAAGCCCTTTCCGGTCGCCTCAGGGGCAGGGGTTGCCGCGCCACTGGTGAACCGCGTCGATCTTCGCCTCCAGCTCCGGCGTGATCACCACGTCCGCAGCCGCGATATCGACCTTGAGCTGCTCCAGCGTCGTGGCGCCGATGATGTTCGAAGTGATGAAGCAGCGGCTCGTGGCGAAGGCAATGGCGAGCGCCGCCGGATCGATGTTGGCCTCGCGGGCAATCGCCAGATAGGCGTCGATCGCCTCATGCGCGCCGGGCGTCTCGTAGCGGTCGCCGCGCTTGAACAGCGTCGTGCGCGCGCCTTCCGGCCGGGCGCCGTTCTGGTACTTGCCGGTCAGATAGCCCTGCGCGAGCGGCGAATAGACCAGCAGGCCGACCTGCTCGCGCATCGTCACCTCGGCGAGGTTCACCTCATAGGTGCGGTTCAAAAGATTGTAGGCGTTCTGGATCGAGACGACGCGCGGCCCCTTGCCGGCCTCGGCGGCGGAAAGGAAGCGCATCGTGCCCCAGGCGGTCTCGTTCGAAAGGCCGACATGCCGGACCTTGCCTTCCTTCACCAGCTCGTCGAGGGCGGCGAGCGTCTCCTCGATCGGCACCTCGTCCGCCGCCGGCTCGGGATGGCGATAGACGGTCGGGTTGGAGCCCCATTGCGGCACGTGGCGATCGGGCGAATGCAGCTGGTAGAGGTCGAGATAGTCCGTCTGCAGCCGCTTCAGGCTCTTTTCGATCGCGTCGCGGATATGGGCGCGCGACAGCGTCGGCGTGACGCCGTCGCGGAACCAGGTGAAGCCGTTGCGGCCGACCACCTTCGAGGCGAGGATGACCTTGTCGCGATTTCCGCGCGCCTTCATCCAGTTGCCGATGATCCGCTCGGTCGAGCCCTGGGTCTCCGGCTTCGGCGGGATCGAATAGAGCTCGGCCGTGTCGAGGAAATTGACGCCGTTTTCGAAGGCGTAGTCCATCTGGGCGTGGCCCTCGGCCTCGGTGTTCTGCTGGCCCCAAGTCATGGTGCCCAGGCAGATGGCGGACACGCGGAGGTCGGTCCGACCGAGCGAACGATATTCCATGGCGAAGAGCTCCGGGGAGTGGGCGCGGCGATAGGCCGGAAACAGCGGGCTGACGATGCGGACGACCGGTCAGCGCTTGGCCTGCGCCACCAGTTCCTCCACGGCGGGAAGGATCTTCTCGACGATCACCGCGACGCCGGCCGCGTTGGGATGCATCCCGTCGGCCAGCAGCAGTTCCTGGTCGGCGACGACGCCGTCGAGGAAGAAGGGATATAGCATCGCGCCGTGGCTCGCGGCCAGATCCGGATAGAGGGCGTCGAAGCGTTTTGCGTAGTCCGGCCCGAGATTGGGCGCGGCGCGCATGCCGGCAAGGAGCACCGGCAGCTTGCGCTCGCCGAGCCGGGTCAGGATGGCGTCGAGCGCCTGGCGCGGCTGGTCGGGATCGAAACCGCGCAGCATGTCGTTGGCGCCGAGCTCGACGATCACCGCCTGCGCATCCGGGCCGACGGACCAGTCGAGCCGGGCGAGGCCCGCGGCGGCGGTGTCGCCGGAGACGCCGGCATTGACGACCGCGACATCATGCCCCTTCGCCACCAGCGCCTTCTGCAGCTGGTCGGTGAACCCTTCGCCGGGACCGAGGTTGTAACCGGCCGAAAGGCTGTCGCCGAGCACGACCAGGCGGAGCGGCGCGGCCGCTGCCGACGCTCCCTCGGCCAGCGCCGCCGAGCCGAACAGGGCCAGGCACAGCGAGATTGCGAGCGTCAGGGTCTTTATCATGGGTCGTTTGCCACCATATTGAGCCGAACGCGCCGCGATCGGCAGGACGCCGGCGTTCGACGGCTTCCTCCGATCGACGAGCCTGCCCGTCGCACGATATAGGGTTCGCGCGTGGCTGATACACTCCCGAATGGTTCCGATGCCGTCATTCAGCTTTCTTCAGTCGAACTGGCGCTCGGATCGGGGGCTGCGCGGGTCCAGATCCTGAAAAAGGTCTCGCTCGCCGTCGACGGCGGCGAGAGCGTCGCGCTGGTCGGGCCGTCCGGCTCCGGCAAGTCGACGCTCCTGATGACGATGGCCGGGCTCGAACGGGTCGACAAGGGCCGCGTAGAGGTCGCCGGCACCAATCTCGCCGCCCTCGACGAGGACGGCCTCGCCCGCTTCCGCGGCCTGAATGTCGGCATCATCTTCCAGTCGTTCCACCTGATCCCCAACATGACGGCGCTCGAGAACGTCGCCGTTCCGCTCGAGCTCGCCGGCCGGCGCGACGCGTTTGAACGGGCGGCGGAAGAGCTTGCCCTGGTCGGGCTCGGCCACCGGATGGAGCACTATCCCTCCGCCCTCTCCGGCGGCGAGCAGCAGCGCGTCGCCATCGCCCGCGCCCTCGTCGCCCGCCCCGCCATCCTGTTCGCCGACGAGCCGACCGGCAATCTCGACGAGGCGACCGGCCACGAGATCGCCGATCTGCTTTTCGCCACCTGCGCCGAACGCGGCACCACGCTGGTGCTCGTCACCCACGACAACGGGCTTGCCGGCCGCTGCGACCGGCGGATCCGCATCCATTCCGGCGTCATCGACGCCGGCGATGCGACGGCCGCCGTCGCCCGGAGCGTGGCGGTATGACGAGCCAGGCCAGCCTCACCGCGGCGGCGCCGCTGCTTCGCCCGTCCCTCGCCCTGCCGCTGCCGCTTCGTTTCGCGCTGCGCGAGCTGCGCGGGGGCCTGCGCGGCTTCGTCGTCTTCCTCGCCTGCATCGCGCTCGGCGTCGCGGCGATCGCCGCCGTCGGCTCGGTATCGCGCGCCATGACGGACGGCCTCGCCCGCCAGGGCCAGTCGATCCTCGGCGGCGACATCGCCTTCACGCTGGTGCAGCGCCAGGCCGCGCACGATGAACTCCGTTTCCTCGAGCACCATGGCGCGGTTTCCGAGATCGCCTCGCTGCGCGGCATGGCGAGGCTTCCCGACGGCTCCGACCAGGCGCTGGTCGAGATCAAGGCGGTCGATGCCGCCTATCCGCTCTACGGCACGCTCAAGGCGGCCGAGGACGTCGACGCCACCGCCGCGCTCAATGCCGGCCGCGCCCTCGCCGATCCCGAGCTCTTCACCCGCCTCGGCCTCAAGCCCGGCGACGAGATCTCGATCGGCGCGACGCGCCTGACGCTTGCCGGCGCGATCGCCGACGAGCCCGACAAGCTCGCGACCGGGCTCGGCTTCGGGCCGCGCCTTCTGATGTCGAAGACGGCGCTGGAAGCGACCGGCCTCGTCCAGCCCGGCAGCCTCGTGCAGTGGAGCTATCGGCTGCGCCTGCCGCACGGCGCGCCGGACAGCGCCGTCACCAGCCTGACCGATACGGCCAACGAGGACTTCCCCAAGGCCGGCTGGCAGATCCGCAGCCGCGACGACGCCTCGCCGGGCCTCAAGCGCAACATCGGCCAGTTCGCGCAATATCTGACGCTGGTCGGCCTCGCCGCGCTGATCGTCGGCGGCGTCGGCGTCGCCAACGCGGTCGGCGCCTTCATGGAGGTGAAGCGGCCGGTCATCGCGACGCTGCGCTCACTCGGCGCACCGGGCCGGCTGATCACCCAGATCTACCTGATCCAGATCCTGTTGATCGCCTTGATCGGCGTCGCCATCGGCCTCGCCATCGGCGCCATGGTGCCGGTGATCGCGCTCCGCTTCCTGGCCGACGTCCTGCCCGTCGGCGCGCAGACCGGCTTTTATCCCGGCGCGCTTGCCTATGCCGCCCTCTACGGGCTGATGACGGCGCTGACCTTCGCGCTCGTGCCGCTCGGCCGCGCTGGCGACATCGCGCCGACGGCGCTGTTCCGCGACGGCGCCGCCTACGGCAAGTCGCGCCCGCGCCTCGCCTTCCTGGGGCTCGCGATCCTCTCGGCGGCCGTGCTCGCCGGCCTCGCCGTCCTGCTCGCCTATGACCGCCGCATCGCGATCTATTTCGTCGTCGCCGTCGCCGGCGCCTTCCTGCTGCTTCGGATCGTCGCCCTCGTCGTCACCGCGCTCGCCCGCCGCGCGCCCCGCGCCCGCTCGGCCGAATGGCGGCTCGCCATCGGCAACATCCACCGCCCCGGCGCGCTGACCGGATCGGTCGTGCTGTCGCTCGGCCTCGGCCTCACCGTGCTGGTGACAATTGCGCTGATCGACGGCAATTTGCATCGCCAGCTGACCCAGTCGCTGCCCGACCGGGCGC
Coding sequences within:
- a CDS encoding 4a-hydroxytetrahydrobiopterin dehydratase; the protein is MIARLGETERTTALAGLEGWTLVEGRDAITKTFVFGDFQEAFAFMTRVALLAERMNHHPEWANIYRTVTVTLATHDVDGLTERDIALAEAMDRFAG
- the thpR gene encoding RNA 2',3'-cyclic phosphodiesterase, giving the protein MPRLFTGLEIPADLAQRLSLLRGGLAGARWIDAENYHVTLRFIGDIDDRTADEIADAMARVRRREFDLQLAGLDSFGTAKPHSIVARIAPSRALTELQAEQERIIQRIGLPPEGRKYTPHVTLARLRNTPHRDVADYLTLRGGLVASPFHVGRFVLFSSKASTGGGPYIVEQAYPLAEYSEARG
- a CDS encoding aldo/keto reductase — its product is MEYRSLGRTDLRVSAICLGTMTWGQQNTEAEGHAQMDYAFENGVNFLDTAELYSIPPKPETQGSTERIIGNWMKARGNRDKVILASKVVGRNGFTWFRDGVTPTLSRAHIRDAIEKSLKRLQTDYLDLYQLHSPDRHVPQWGSNPTVYRHPEPAADEVPIEETLAALDELVKEGKVRHVGLSNETAWGTMRFLSAAEAGKGPRVVSIQNAYNLLNRTYEVNLAEVTMREQVGLLVYSPLAQGYLTGKYQNGARPEGARTTLFKRGDRYETPGAHEAIDAYLAIAREANIDPAALAIAFATSRCFITSNIIGATTLEQLKVDIAAADVVITPELEAKIDAVHQWRGNPCP
- a CDS encoding arylesterase codes for the protein MIKTLTLAISLCLALFGSAALAEGASAAAAPLRLVVLGDSLSAGYNLGPGEGFTDQLQKALVAKGHDVAVVNAGVSGDTAAAGLARLDWSVGPDAQAVIVELGANDMLRGFDPDQPRQALDAILTRLGERKLPVLLAGMRAAPNLGPDYAKRFDALYPDLAASHGAMLYPFFLDGVVADQELLLADGMHPNAAGVAVIVEKILPAVEELVAQAKR
- a CDS encoding ABC transporter ATP-binding protein, with the protein product MADTLPNGSDAVIQLSSVELALGSGAARVQILKKVSLAVDGGESVALVGPSGSGKSTLLMTMAGLERVDKGRVEVAGTNLAALDEDGLARFRGLNVGIIFQSFHLIPNMTALENVAVPLELAGRRDAFERAAEELALVGLGHRMEHYPSALSGGEQQRVAIARALVARPAILFADEPTGNLDEATGHEIADLLFATCAERGTTLVLVTHDNGLAGRCDRRIRIHSGVIDAGDATAAVARSVAV
- a CDS encoding ABC transporter permease, with product MTSQASLTAAAPLLRPSLALPLPLRFALRELRGGLRGFVVFLACIALGVAAIAAVGSVSRAMTDGLARQGQSILGGDIAFTLVQRQAAHDELRFLEHHGAVSEIASLRGMARLPDGSDQALVEIKAVDAAYPLYGTLKAAEDVDATAALNAGRALADPELFTRLGLKPGDEISIGATRLTLAGAIADEPDKLATGLGFGPRLLMSKTALEATGLVQPGSLVQWSYRLRLPHGAPDSAVTSLTDTANEDFPKAGWQIRSRDDASPGLKRNIGQFAQYLTLVGLAALIVGGVGVANAVGAFMEVKRPVIATLRSLGAPGRLITQIYLIQILLIALIGVAIGLAIGAMVPVIALRFLADVLPVGAQTGFYPGALAYAALYGLMTALTFALVPLGRAGDIAPTALFRDGAAYGKSRPRLAFLGLAILSAAVLAGLAVLLAYDRRIAIYFVVAVAGAFLLLRIVALVVTALARRAPRARSAEWRLAIGNIHRPGALTGSVVLSLGLGLTVLVTIALIDGNLHRQLTQSLPDRAPSFFFLDVQNSEAPAFIDFLKKEVPTGTVESVPMLRGRIIALNQTPADQVTPAPDVAWALKGDRGVTFSAEPPKNSRLVEGEWWPADYAGPPLVSMEAGVARGLGVKPGDTVTVNVLGREITATIANLREVAWESLAINFVMVFSPSTFAGAPYSVLATLSYPGGAEPAREAALMRDTGKEFPAVTAIRVREALDRISSILDQLMLAIRVASSIALAASVLVLAGALAAGHRQRLYDAVILKTLGATRRQLLYAFGLEYGLLGLATAIFAVLAGSLAAWGVVAGVMKQPFAVFPVTAIAAALIAVALTIGLGLAGTWRLLGQKAAPVLRNL